GCTGCTTCTGGTCCTGATCCTCCTTACGCTGCCCCTGGCGGCGCTTGCCGGGTCCTGGACCGTCATGGTCTGGCTCAACAACCAGAACAGCCTCAAAGAATTCGGCTGGGACGACGTCAACGAGATGGAGGACTGCAACTACAGCGCCTACCCCGACGGGGTGGACGTCATCGTGATGATGGGGTGGGATCCGGACGACCACACCAAGCTCTTCCACATCACAACCGACCCCGGCGGCTACACGTCGGGCGACTACGAGGACATCGTCTCCACCGAGATAACCGGGCACGGCATCTGGACCGGCAACGTGGCCGACATGGACGATCCACAGATATTCGAGAACTTCATCCAGTGGGTCACCGACAACTACCCCGCCGACAACTACCTCCTCGACGCCTGGGACCACGGCGGCGGCATCTTCCTGGAGGACCAGACCAAGGACTGGATAGACCGCGGGATGTGCAGCGAGCTTAAAATTTGGGAGATCGAGGAGGCCCTGGAGAACGTCGGGGAATTCATAGACGTCATCGGCTTCGACGTATGTCTTGGCGGGCAGGTAGAGAACGGCTACCAGTATCTGAACGACGTGGGCATCTGCATCGCCAGCGAGGACAATGAACCCGGAGACGG
The window above is part of the bacterium genome. Proteins encoded here:
- a CDS encoding clostripain-related cysteine peptidase, which produces MKKLLLVLILLTLPLAALAGSWTVMVWLNNQNSLKEFGWDDVNEMEDCNYSAYPDGVDVIVMMGWDPDDHTKLFHITTDPGGYTSGDYEDIVSTEITGHGIWTGNVADMDDPQIFENFIQWVTDNYPADNYLLDAWDHGGGIFLEDQTKDWIDRGMCSELKIWEIEEALENVGEFIDVIGFDVCLGGQVENGYQYLNDVGICIASEDNEPGDGWDYQAFNIFEEDTNVMPEELAARIVKDYLDFYGAGVTQAAQNVKNWPTVMETDWTNLCQSLFDNCYTYLDRITTARDSADYWNTASDRDLYQFVEALAGDG